A single window of Methanoregula sp. DNA harbors:
- a CDS encoding M42 family metallopeptidase, producing MTRELLKKLSNAHGVSGSEGSVISVIKKELKGHVDEMTQDSMGNLIAVKKGNKFKVMIAAHMDEIGLMVKFVDDKGFIRFVALGGWYAPTLYNQRVVLHGTKGKCYGVIGGKPPHMMDEDERKKGVKVDEMFIDVGACKREDVEKLGIEVGTPVTIDREFAELANDRVTGKAFDNRAGVALLIKTLQQVDSPFTIFGVFTVQEEVGLKGARTSAYSLNPDCAIATDVTIPGDHIGIDMKDAPVEMGKGPVVTIVDSSGRGLIAHRGVVKWLKDVAARHSIPVQMEVGSGGTTDATAIHLTKGGIPSTTISIPSRYIHSPVEVLDTKDIDAGIELLVQALKVKPDLS from the coding sequence ATGACCAGGGAATTATTAAAAAAACTCTCCAATGCCCACGGGGTTTCCGGCAGTGAGGGAAGCGTTATTTCTGTTATAAAAAAGGAGCTCAAAGGGCACGTTGACGAGATGACTCAGGACTCGATGGGAAACCTCATCGCAGTAAAAAAAGGCAACAAATTCAAAGTTATGATCGCTGCCCACATGGATGAGATCGGGCTGATGGTTAAATTTGTTGATGATAAGGGATTTATCCGGTTCGTGGCTCTTGGCGGTTGGTATGCCCCGACACTGTACAACCAGCGCGTTGTCCTGCATGGCACAAAAGGTAAGTGTTACGGTGTGATAGGGGGGAAACCCCCGCACATGATGGATGAGGACGAACGCAAGAAAGGGGTGAAGGTTGATGAGATGTTCATCGATGTGGGGGCTTGTAAGCGAGAGGACGTTGAAAAGCTTGGCATCGAAGTCGGCACCCCGGTAACCATCGACCGGGAATTTGCCGAACTCGCCAATGACCGGGTGACTGGCAAGGCATTTGACAACCGTGCGGGTGTTGCCCTGCTGATCAAAACCCTGCAGCAGGTTGATTCACCGTTCACCATTTTTGGTGTCTTCACCGTGCAGGAAGAGGTCGGCCTCAAAGGTGCGCGGACGAGCGCATATTCCCTGAATCCAGATTGTGCGATAGCGACCGATGTGACCATCCCCGGCGACCATATTGGTATTGACATGAAAGATGCACCGGTAGAAATGGGAAAAGGCCCGGTCGTTACGATTGTCGATTCCAGCGGGCGCGGGCTCATAGCTCACCGTGGTGTGGTAAAATGGTTAAAAGATGTTGCTGCCCGGCACTCCATTCCGGTCCAGATGGAAGTGGGTAGTGGCGGAACTACCGATGCTACCGCTATCCACCTTACCAAAGGAGGAATTCCAAGCACCACCATCAGCATACCTTCGCGTTATATCCATTCTCCGGTCGAGGTGCTTGATACAAAAGATATCGATGCCGGTATCGAGCTTCTGGTGCAGGCACTCAAGGTTAAGCCAGATCTTTCATGA
- a CDS encoding phosphoadenosine phosphosulfate reductase family protein has protein sequence MRPSYPGRILLRWCDHCHVPVLEKQCYCEKMTRAVPVTPPGDARPAFEADIHLINTIYTDHFGAPLVPSGHIVLLNKVPDKDRMEEIIIGGGIAGSIRYIPNEHRWEPIPRPEAGLLLIPKKRFVIVDDGAVMPIRDMGASVLAPGLVTIDDAVECGDEVLILDKHKTCIGAGRARADSESARTMKHGVIIRTRKNILSIIIPGTATWEDAVRANTAVLERAESATVGFVQDVARSTGLHKNVSYSGGKDSLATFLVVTKALGKTPLLFADTGMEFPETYANIDTISQRYDVDVVRTDGQTKFWEIFSHRGPPAVNARWCCKTCKLDPIQHLIREKWGECLSFIGQRKYESMQRARSKRIWKNPNVPAQTCAAPIQNWTALHVWLYLMREHAPHNILYERGLDRIGCFMCPSSDMALIRMIESKYPSLWSSWQERLCQWQESQGLQKDWVFEGRWRLQGGNPVLEEDSDC, from the coding sequence ATGCGCCCGTCATATCCTGGCAGGATCCTGCTTCGCTGGTGCGATCACTGCCATGTCCCGGTTCTTGAAAAACAATGTTATTGCGAAAAGATGACACGAGCCGTGCCTGTAACACCACCTGGTGACGCACGTCCTGCGTTTGAAGCTGATATCCATCTAATCAATACCATTTACACTGATCATTTCGGGGCCCCTCTTGTTCCATCAGGCCATATTGTTCTTTTGAATAAAGTGCCGGATAAGGACCGGATGGAAGAAATCATTATCGGCGGCGGAATTGCAGGATCGATCCGTTACATCCCCAACGAACACCGGTGGGAGCCGATTCCCCGACCTGAGGCTGGTCTTCTTCTCATCCCAAAAAAACGTTTTGTTATAGTAGATGACGGGGCAGTAATGCCAATCCGTGACATGGGGGCAAGCGTCCTTGCACCAGGGCTTGTCACTATTGATGATGCAGTGGAATGTGGGGATGAAGTACTCATACTCGATAAACACAAAACCTGTATTGGGGCAGGAAGAGCCCGGGCCGATTCAGAATCGGCACGAACGATGAAACATGGCGTCATAATCAGGACCCGGAAAAATATTCTCTCGATAATTATTCCCGGAACCGCAACATGGGAAGATGCCGTCAGGGCAAATACAGCCGTTCTGGAGCGGGCCGAATCGGCAACAGTCGGATTTGTTCAGGATGTCGCTAGATCCACCGGTTTGCACAAGAATGTGTCATATTCGGGGGGAAAGGACAGCCTGGCCACATTCCTTGTTGTCACAAAAGCACTCGGGAAGACCCCGCTCCTTTTTGCCGATACCGGGATGGAGTTTCCGGAAACCTATGCGAATATCGATACAATTTCACAGCGTTACGATGTTGATGTAGTGAGAACGGATGGGCAGACCAAATTCTGGGAGATATTCAGCCATCGGGGTCCCCCTGCGGTCAATGCCCGGTGGTGCTGTAAAACCTGCAAACTTGATCCCATCCAGCACCTTATCCGTGAAAAGTGGGGAGAGTGCCTTTCATTTATCGGTCAGCGCAAATATGAGTCCATGCAACGAGCCCGGAGCAAACGCATCTGGAAAAATCCCAATGTCCCGGCACAGACCTGTGCTGCACCCATTCAAAACTGGACCGCGCTTCATGTGTGGCTTTACCTGATGCGCGAACATGCACCTCACAATATTCTATATGAACGCGGGTTGGACAGGATCGGTTGTTTCATGTGCCCGTCCAGCGATATGGCATTGATCCGGATGATTGAATCAAAATACCCTTCCTTATGGAGCAGTTGGCAGGAGCGCCTATGCCAGTGGCAGGAATCCCAGGGGCTTCAAAAGGATTGGGTTTTTGAAGGGAGATGGCGATTACAAGGAGGGAATCCAGTACTTGAAGAAGATAGTGATTGTTGA
- the hisH gene encoding imidazole glycerol phosphate synthase subunit HisH — protein sequence MKKIVIVDYGLGNMRSVIRGLENAGAKAVITSDPFEIASAEAIVLPGVGAFHEGMDQLGSLKETVVAAVRDIPLLGICLGMQMLMDTSEEHGAHRGLGLIPGHVKKFPSVPGMKVPHMGWNSICIEKPDNPLFEGFASEEYVYFVHSYYADTTPDFTLTSTTYICPFASSICKHNAYGVQFHPEKSGEIGLKMLKNFINLI from the coding sequence TTGAAGAAGATAGTGATTGTTGACTATGGCCTCGGCAACATGCGCAGTGTCATCCGTGGACTGGAAAATGCTGGTGCAAAAGCAGTTATCACATCAGATCCTTTTGAGATCGCGAGTGCAGAAGCAATTGTACTGCCCGGAGTTGGAGCTTTCCATGAGGGGATGGACCAGCTGGGTTCGCTTAAGGAAACGGTTGTTGCCGCGGTGCGGGACATTCCCCTGCTTGGGATCTGTCTGGGCATGCAGATGCTCATGGATACGAGCGAGGAACATGGGGCGCACAGAGGACTTGGGTTGATCCCCGGGCATGTAAAAAAATTTCCATCAGTCCCGGGTATGAAAGTGCCTCATATGGGTTGGAACTCCATCTGCATCGAGAAACCGGACAATCCGCTTTTTGAGGGATTTGCATCAGAAGAATACGTGTATTTCGTTCATTCATATTACGCTGATACAACACCTGATTTTACGCTCACGTCCACAACATATATCTGCCCGTTTGCATCGTCAATATGCAAACACAATGCTTATGGGGTCCAGTTCCATCCGGAAAAAAGTGGTGAGATTGGATTAAAAATGCTTAAAAATTTTATAAATCTGATATAA
- a CDS encoding helix-turn-helix domain-containing protein, producing the protein MADQVVLLEPGAEQATRIAKAMASRTAGDILKYIGDGQKTSTEISEHLSIPMNTAKYHIENLLDAGLISVAATKYSVKGREVKVYMLTNQLLIVAPRQTNIRSLLLKYTSLFAIVAFGSLVVIILESGIGTTGRLAEGMNTISGAPSPAVGVAYAKGASDMIVASQPFALNTPGAFFLGGAVVIAALFCYEVYVWRKRK; encoded by the coding sequence ATGGCTGATCAGGTTGTTCTCCTGGAACCAGGCGCTGAGCAGGCTACCAGGATTGCAAAGGCGATGGCAAGCAGGACCGCAGGCGATATCCTGAAGTACATAGGTGACGGACAGAAGACCTCCACCGAGATTTCAGAACACCTCTCCATTCCGATGAACACTGCCAAATATCATATCGAGAATCTCCTTGATGCCGGGCTCATCTCTGTTGCCGCAACAAAATATAGTGTAAAAGGTCGCGAAGTGAAGGTATACATGCTCACCAACCAGCTCCTTATCGTTGCACCACGGCAGACAAATATCCGGTCGCTGCTCCTGAAATATACTTCCCTTTTTGCGATTGTGGCATTTGGATCGCTGGTGGTTATCATCCTTGAGTCTGGCATAGGTACTACCGGCAGGTTAGCGGAAGGAATGAATACTATATCCGGTGCCCCTTCGCCGGCGGTAGGAGTTGCCTATGCAAAGGGAGCTTCTGATATGATTGTCGCTTCCCAGCCTTTTGCACTCAACACCCCCGGAGCATTTTTTCTCGGTGGGGCTGTTGTTATAGCGGCACTATTCTGCTATGAAGTATATGTCTGGCGGAAAAGAAAATAG
- the alaS gene encoding alanine--tRNA ligase produces the protein MLEEEYQLDYFKTHGLIRKVCKSCGSAFWTRDPGREICGDAPCEPYNFISNPVFKSNTLDGMREAYLSFFEKNGHTRLARYPVVARWRDDIYLTIASIADFQPFVTAGIVPPPANPLTISQPCIRLNDLDSVGRSGRHLTMFEMMAHHAFNTQSDEIYWKDRTVELCDQFLESIGADLHRVTYKEHPWIGGGNAGPSLEVLIGGLEVATLVFMSLGKQKTGQPGIDLNGQIYYPMKTRVVDTGYGLERFVWASKGSPTIYDAVFPEMVSRVMSSAGLSHLLDNKDFTKILALNAKFAGLMDISGSNLYSLRKKVAAQIDVPLDKLDRMITPIEKIYAVVDHTRCLAYMLGDCIVPSNVREGYLARLVIRRTLRMMNELKIKDPLADMIEQQMNIVGGKSFEQDTGVVREIVDREVEKYGLTLERGTRIVQKIAKTYKAKSQRVPTSEIITLYDSHGIPPEMIRDIATKEGAVIDLPDNFYSQIADMHSESAIEVTEDISAKYTERVQGLPATKKLYYEQPTEIEFEGVVLDFFDGYAVMDQTLFYPEGGGQPSDTGTLVSAESMVRVDGVTKIGEVVLHHISGGILKRGDRVKGLVDEERRWSLMRHHSATHILLHAAKEVLGAHIHQAGAQKGHESSRIDIRHFKHITADELRRIEIAANRMIMTSQPVEITIEDRTRAEQKYGFILYQGGVPPGREIRVVKVAGDIEACAGTHCRNTGEVGMIKIIRVEHIQDGIERIEFAAGIAALFYMQTLEQIVSSSSDILSVQQENLPATVSRFFNEWKDQKKEIERLSNQLVELEIQDMVAETIGGISVVVKRLDLPARELAIIAGTVSEKGGVALLAGSGETARVVLASGDNRVNAGEIIGQVCELLGGKGGGKPSVAQGGGPNIAQLDLALKVGRERIIAALHG, from the coding sequence ATGCTTGAAGAAGAATACCAGCTCGATTATTTTAAAACACATGGGTTGATCCGGAAAGTCTGCAAGAGCTGTGGTTCCGCGTTCTGGACCCGGGATCCCGGCAGGGAAATTTGCGGGGATGCACCCTGCGAGCCCTATAATTTTATCAGCAACCCTGTTTTTAAAAGCAATACGCTTGATGGAATGCGGGAAGCGTACCTTTCATTTTTTGAAAAAAACGGGCATACCCGCCTCGCACGATACCCGGTAGTTGCACGGTGGCGCGATGATATCTACCTCACCATTGCATCCATTGCAGATTTTCAGCCGTTTGTCACGGCCGGGATCGTCCCTCCTCCTGCAAATCCACTCACAATATCCCAGCCCTGCATCCGGTTAAACGACCTGGATTCGGTCGGGAGGTCGGGGCGGCATCTCACTATGTTTGAAATGATGGCTCACCATGCCTTCAACACCCAGAGCGATGAGATATACTGGAAGGATCGGACTGTGGAACTCTGTGATCAGTTCCTTGAATCTATCGGGGCCGACCTGCACCGCGTGACGTACAAGGAGCACCCTTGGATCGGTGGAGGTAACGCGGGTCCGAGTCTCGAAGTACTCATCGGCGGCCTTGAAGTTGCCACTCTGGTCTTTATGAGCCTTGGGAAACAGAAGACCGGCCAACCCGGAATCGACCTGAACGGCCAGATATATTATCCGATGAAAACAAGAGTTGTCGATACGGGATATGGTCTCGAACGGTTTGTCTGGGCATCGAAAGGGTCGCCAACAATCTACGATGCCGTGTTTCCGGAAATGGTCAGCCGGGTCATGAGTTCGGCAGGGCTTTCCCATCTTCTCGATAACAAGGATTTCACCAAAATCCTTGCACTTAACGCAAAGTTTGCCGGACTTATGGATATTTCCGGTTCCAACCTCTACTCACTCAGAAAGAAAGTTGCTGCACAAATTGACGTACCGCTCGATAAACTTGACCGGATGATCACACCGATAGAGAAGATATATGCTGTTGTTGACCACACCCGATGCCTTGCATACATGCTCGGTGACTGTATCGTTCCTTCAAATGTGAGAGAGGGTTACCTTGCGCGGCTTGTCATCCGAAGGACTCTGCGGATGATGAACGAACTTAAGATCAAAGACCCGCTTGCCGACATGATTGAACAACAGATGAATATTGTCGGGGGCAAATCTTTTGAACAGGATACCGGAGTTGTCCGTGAGATTGTCGACCGCGAAGTGGAAAAATACGGGTTGACCCTTGAACGCGGGACACGGATCGTACAGAAAATTGCAAAGACATACAAGGCAAAGAGCCAGCGGGTTCCGACGAGCGAGATCATCACTCTCTATGATTCTCATGGTATTCCCCCTGAGATGATCCGGGATATTGCAACAAAGGAAGGGGCAGTTATTGATCTCCCGGATAACTTCTATTCACAAATCGCCGATATGCATTCGGAATCCGCAATTGAAGTCACAGAAGACATATCGGCAAAGTATACCGAACGAGTACAGGGATTACCGGCAACGAAAAAGCTCTATTACGAGCAACCAACTGAAATTGAATTCGAAGGAGTGGTCCTTGACTTTTTTGATGGGTATGCCGTGATGGACCAGACGCTTTTTTACCCTGAGGGGGGTGGCCAGCCCTCGGATACCGGAACGCTGGTGTCTGCAGAAAGCATGGTTCGTGTAGACGGCGTCACAAAGATTGGTGAGGTTGTACTGCACCATATCAGCGGCGGAATTTTAAAACGCGGAGACCGGGTCAAAGGTCTGGTGGATGAGGAGCGGCGCTGGTCGCTGATGCGTCACCACTCCGCAACACACATCCTGCTCCATGCGGCAAAAGAAGTGCTTGGTGCACACATCCATCAGGCAGGAGCACAGAAGGGTCACGAAAGTTCTCGGATTGATATCAGGCACTTTAAACACATCACAGCTGATGAACTCAGGCGCATAGAGATTGCCGCCAACCGGATGATCATGACCAGCCAGCCGGTTGAAATTACCATTGAAGACCGGACACGGGCTGAACAGAAATATGGCTTTATCCTGTACCAGGGAGGAGTACCCCCCGGCCGGGAAATACGGGTGGTAAAGGTAGCAGGGGATATTGAAGCGTGCGCCGGTACACATTGCCGGAATACCGGCGAAGTCGGTATGATAAAGATCATCCGCGTAGAGCACATACAGGACGGCATTGAACGGATTGAGTTTGCTGCAGGCATCGCGGCACTCTTTTATATGCAGACCCTTGAACAGATTGTCAGTTCCTCATCTGACATCCTCTCCGTTCAGCAGGAGAACCTCCCTGCGACAGTATCCCGGTTTTTTAATGAATGGAAAGACCAGAAAAAAGAGATCGAGAGGTTGAGCAATCAGCTGGTAGAGCTTGAAATTCAGGACATGGTCGCCGAGACAATAGGTGGAATATCAGTTGTGGTCAAACGCCTGGATCTCCCGGCGCGCGAACTTGCAATAATAGCGGGCACTGTATCGGAAAAGGGTGGGGTGGCGCTGCTTGCCGGAAGCGGTGAGACTGCACGTGTCGTCCTAGCTTCAGGAGACAACCGTGTAAATGCAGGCGAGATCATCGGGCAGGTATGCGAGCTCCTTGGTGGAAAAGGCGGGGGAAAGCCCTCGGTTGCGCAGGGTGGCGGGCCAAATATCGCACAGCTTGACCTTGCATTGAAAGTCGGGCGCGAACGGATCATTGCAGCACTCCATGGCTGA
- a CDS encoding tyrosine-type recombinase/integrase, with protein MARMEQFLKQYSRSSTRSSYYSSVVAFLSFIYGFNREGKRITDDEKKTIENLSERYFVEDRDYEQDLINFSNYCDVKKAPTTKSSYIAAVREFYIFNGVELTKKQERNLKNKISRGGPVSEEEDLTKEKIRMILNASDLKLKTLIMFMITSGVRLGEAITLTLNDVRIDPTGEYGVISLKGQRKSGVGTKNIHSRKTFINKEAVELLNQWLQVREKYIDYIIGRSRGRFRVKTAKSDNRVFPFGKNNAENIIKTALKNAGVFKKDEDTGRSTIHFHLFRKYFVTNLTYGGVSDKYVDFFTGHIDALDRSYNKPTTEKLLEIYMKGEPYLRIFDESALEIAKTREEIKDTKDKVRDMQIENLVMKSKLQDFERVQARLKEVEQKLMAINSLDKMQGLLTPEDHTAIAEKIIALQKDPGKR; from the coding sequence ATGGCACGAATGGAACAGTTCTTAAAACAATATTCCAGGTCCTCAACCAGATCGAGTTATTACTCAAGTGTGGTGGCTTTCCTATCATTCATCTATGGTTTTAATCGTGAAGGCAAAAGAATTACCGATGATGAGAAAAAGACCATAGAGAATTTATCTGAACGCTATTTTGTTGAGGACCGGGATTATGAACAGGACCTGATCAATTTCTCAAACTATTGTGATGTGAAGAAAGCACCCACAACAAAGAGCTCTTACATAGCTGCGGTCCGGGAGTTCTATATTTTTAATGGTGTTGAACTGACGAAAAAACAGGAGAGGAATTTAAAGAATAAAATTTCCCGGGGCGGTCCAGTATCCGAAGAAGAAGATCTCACGAAAGAGAAAATCAGAATGATCCTCAATGCCTCGGATCTAAAATTAAAAACTCTCATCATGTTTATGATCACTTCGGGAGTACGTTTAGGTGAAGCGATAACCCTTACCCTCAATGATGTGAGAATTGATCCGACCGGGGAATATGGGGTTATCTCCCTTAAAGGACAAAGAAAATCCGGGGTCGGGACAAAGAACATACATTCCCGTAAAACGTTCATCAATAAAGAAGCGGTCGAGCTCCTCAATCAGTGGTTACAGGTCCGGGAAAAATATATTGATTATATTATCGGGAGGAGCCGGGGACGGTTTAGAGTTAAGACCGCTAAAAGTGATAACCGTGTGTTTCCTTTCGGGAAAAACAATGCAGAGAATATCATAAAAACCGCTTTGAAAAATGCCGGGGTTTTCAAGAAAGATGAGGACACCGGGAGATCAACTATCCATTTTCATCTATTCAGGAAATATTTTGTTACCAACCTGACCTATGGCGGGGTTTCTGATAAGTATGTGGATTTTTTCACCGGCCATATTGACGCTCTGGACCGGTCATATAACAAACCAACAACAGAGAAACTACTTGAAATTTATATGAAGGGTGAACCGTACCTGCGGATATTTGACGAGAGCGCATTAGAGATCGCAAAAACCCGGGAGGAGATCAAAGATACAAAGGATAAGGTCCGGGATATGCAGATTGAAAATCTCGTTATGAAATCGAAGCTACAGGACTTCGAGCGGGTACAGGCACGATTAAAAGAAGTTGAACAGAAATTGATGGCTATAAATTCCCTTGATAAAATGCAGGGATTACTTACCCCGGAAGATCATACCGCAATAGCCGAAAAAATTATCGCACTTCAGAAGGACCCGGGGAAACGATAA